The sequence GAACCAACGTATGCTATCTACTACGTCGGTAGAGCCAGAAAATTATGAACATAGTGAAAAACTAAAACGATTGCACCAATTTATAGAAAATAATTATGCATCTAAAATTTCACTTTCTGGTATATCTGACTTATTGAATATGAGCACAGTTTCATTTAATAGATTTATTAAAAAGAGAACTGGAAAAACTTTTGTGGAATATCTAAATGATATAAGAATTGGTCACGCCTCGCGACAACTCATAGAAAAAGATAAAAGTATATCTGAGATAGCCTATAGCTGCGGGTTTAACAGTATTGCTAATTTCAATCGAATTTTTAAAAAAAATAAGGGATGTACGCCAACCAAGTATCGTGAGGATTTTCTTGGAATTCAACGGGTCTTATAAAACTTTAGTATTATCATTTAATTTCAATTTCAGGTCGCTTTTTGTCAAAATCTTAGCGTTTCCCCAAGGGGGTTTCCAAATTTTATATTTTTATGGAAGTATTTCAAAACTATAATCAAAATGATTTTTTTTCAAACGAATACTAAATATAGGTTTTCAATCTTATTATTGTTGCTTTCAACAATGGGTACCACCCAAAGTAGAGCTCAAGAAATTGGAGTTCAGCTCTATAGCCTAAGAAATCAGTTCGCAGAAAGTGTTCCTCAAACGCTGAAATTAATTAAAAAGTGGGGAATAACCACTATTGAAGGTGGTGAAAACACGTATGGGCTAGAACAGCAGTATTTCATTGAATTGCTTAAAAAAAACAATTTAAAGACCATTAGCGTGGGCACCAATCAAGAAGAGCTAGATGATAACCCTCATGCTGTAGTCCTTAGAGCCAAAGCTTTTGGTGCAAAATATGCGATGTGCCCTTGGATTAAGCACAAAAGAAATGACTTTACCATTAAGGATGTAAAAAAAGCTGTAGCTATTTTTAACATTGCTGGAAAATTGTTAAAAGAGAATGGCATCAACTTGGTTTACCATATTCACGGTTACGAGTTTCAACCATATAATAATGGAACCTTATTTGATTATATGGTAGAAAACTCCAAAAATTTCGATTTCGAAATGGATGTTTTTTGGGTACAACATGGAGGTGAAAATCCATTGAAATTATTGCGGAAATATCCTACAAAATTTAAATTAATACATTTAAAGGATATGAAAAAAGGCACCGTTGGCGACAATACGGGTGGTGCACCTGATCACACCAACGTCGCTCTGGGGACTGGTTTAATTGACATAAAGGCCATAGTCTTGAAAGCACAGGAATTGGGTATTAAGCACATGTTCATTGAAGATGAATCTAAAAATGTAAAAAAACAGATTCCAGAAAGTCTGGAATACGTAAAAGCAATTCTAAAATAATTTTTAGATAGCTGGCTCAAATACTTTAAACTACCCGTATTAACCGGCAATACTGCAGAGATTGTCAATTTCATGGTCACTATCGGCAATGTGAGTAACCGCGGTTTAAGAACAAAAACATCATCAAAGGTTTTGGAGAAGGTCCAGTGGCGGAAAATACTTCCATAACTTTTTCGTTAATGGTATACATATCTGGTGAAAACCTGGAAAGAAAATGAATATCAAGACTCCTGGAAATTTGGTCGTAAGGTGGTTGAATTCCGTTACGCCATTTATACCATAGGCGGCTGTTGAATACCCCACACTTTTGAATACCTCGGCTATTGTGGCAATCTCCAGATTAATTTTCTCGCCACCTGCTGAAATAGGAAAGACCCCTAATCTAGGATGATATTGTCGTGGTGGCTTAAATTGGTTCACAATATTAAATTACCTCAGCTTATTTTTTAAAACCATTAGGTCAACATTTGTTTCTGACCAGTGTTTTAACAAATCTTCTGGTGTTGGTGAAAAAGTATACGTTAGTGAACTTAAGACAATATCCTCATCTCCATCATCATCGATATCCTCAGCATCCATCAAAAACCATCGTCCCGCATCCGGATTTTTTAAGATCTTGGTTTTAAAATCAAATTTTTTAGAGTTTATGTTTTCAAGGTATACAAAGGATGCTTGTGGAGCTCTTTCATAATCTGGAAAGGAGCCGATCAATCCAAAATCCATATCCCCATCTTGATCAAAGTCGGCCGCTGCCAGACGCGTTGCTCCGTTCAGGGCATAGAAATAAGATTCCTCGTAATTACCCTTTCCATCATTAAGATGAATTCGCATACCATGATACGGTTTTTGCACATATGATTTGTCTGCATTGTCCCCATTTACCGTTACAATATCTATAAAACCATCATTGTTGTAATCAATAAGTTCAAACCAGCTACTCCCATATACAGGGCTAAATTTCAATATATTTTTTGCCTCAAACTCAAATCCTCTCTTTTGGTATAAAATCGTAATTCCTTCTCTACCTTGTGAGGTTAGAACAACCAAATCAAGCATACCATCATGATTCATATCCTTAGCGACAGTTCTAATACAGCCCGATTGATTTAAAAGTACAGTTTTTTCAAAATTGGACTTATCATTCTCCACTAACATAGATAATCTCCCTGTTTCATTTCCAAATTCACTGATCACCAACTCATTTTTTCCATCATTGTTTAAGTCTTGAACAAGGGTATGTACAGGGCGATGGAATTTTTCGAATATTTTTTGAGTATTCTTTTTTCTTATTTTACTAATGACTCCCTGTTCTAATTCTGAAGGGGCAAACAACCCAATTTCCGTTACGTAGCTGATGGTGTCCCCTTGGTTAAACCATGTAATTGGTGTTTCTCCCTGAAATTCAATGTTTACTTCCTTACTCTCGAAATCATAAGTACCCAACTCTCCTGAAACAGTTCCAAAATATAGTTTCGAAATATCACGGCTATAATCCAAATATGTAATGGCAGAACCATTTTTGTAATCGAGCGCTATGGGAATCTGCTCAAAACTCTCCAATTGCTCCATTTTTGGAATTTGGTTTACTTCCAGCTTATCTGGTGCCGTAGAAAGAATAAATTGTTCAAGTAATAAAACGTCGTTTACACTGATCTTAGGTTTAAAATCAGTTGTTTCGGATTTAAATGGCCCCTGATACTTATCCTTATTTATATTCTCAATTTCCATACGAGAAAACATATCTGGAAGAATTGAATTTTTCCAAATAGTCTTCGGTAATTCATTAATTTTTGGGGCAACATGACAAGTTGCACAATGTTTGTTATACACTGCTATTTCTTTTTCATGTTTTTCTGTCTTACAAGAACTTAAAACCAATAAGAACAACCAAGCAAGAATAACATACAAGAATGAACTCGGGATGGTTTCATATTTTAATATTGTCATGTTGAGAAGTAAAATGTATAATTCCAAATATAGTTATTTGGCCTTATACAGTTTAACCGTAGAAGTTATTTACAGTTAATCTGAAAATTTACAAGTAGATAATGATAAAATAGGAGAAGAATAAAGTAGAAGATTTAGTATCCGGCATAGAAGCCTGGAAGTACTAAACCAATATTCTCCACTCTTCATATTAACACACACTCTAAATTGTAACAAAATGCCAAATTTACTTTTGTGCTTTTTAATAAATGATTTTTGCATTTATGTAATCAATTGAGCCAAATCCAATACATTAAATACAAATAATCAGCCTGAGCAGACAAATCCTCAACGTTATCACCATGCTGCTTAAATACATGCATACTCCGAGACTCAACCAGCACTTTATTCTTACCTTTCAAAACCCGAAAGCGATATTTTGAATTCAAAACTGTATGATAGATAGGCTATATACATAATTCTTAGGCTTTCCGTGTTTTTGGGATACGCCAAAATTATAAAACGTTGTCAAGCTATGGAGGGCAGACATTCATCTGAGGTGGAAGTTTTACAGTATCGCAATACACTGTCAGCACAAAATAGTTATGTAAGTGGGGGGCTCCTAAATGGAAAGCACCGATAGCTATTTGATAAGATCTACAACAAAAATAAAAAATTACTCAGTGATTCTGAAGTTTGGTTTTAGTACCGAATTCAAGCAACATAAAGACCTCTAACCTTACATTTTTACTTCTTAAAAATTTCATAATTGTTATCCCTGAATTGTTATCCCTGAATTGTTATCACTTTGTGAATATTTCATGATAGCTAAAAGCTTGCTTTGTCAAATAATCTAAAAATAAAAAAATGAGGAAATTAAATTTATTATTTATGGCTGTCTTGTCGCTAACTGTGTTTCTCACAAGTTGTGAAGACGGTGAAGACGGAATTGATGGCATTAATGGTGCCGATGGTGCCGATGGTGTTAGTCCAATGATGGTAGATGCAGCAGCGTTATTATTGGGTAGTATAGAGACTGATGGAGGAATCCCTTATGATGCAAATAATCCTGTGCTTACTTTTACAACTGAGCAGAATGTATTTATCCCAAGCGTTTTGGGTATCGATTATCGTACGGATAGATCGGTAGTTCCAGCCGGTCCTACAGCAAGATTTCCAATGTTTCAAGGTTGGGAAATAGTGAATGGAGCACCAAGAGAACTTTACTA is a genomic window of Flagellimonas sp. CMM7 containing:
- a CDS encoding VCBS repeat-containing protein, translated to MTILKYETIPSSFLYVILAWLFLLVLSSCKTEKHEKEIAVYNKHCATCHVAPKINELPKTIWKNSILPDMFSRMEIENINKDKYQGPFKSETTDFKPKISVNDVLLLEQFILSTAPDKLEVNQIPKMEQLESFEQIPIALDYKNGSAITYLDYSRDISKLYFGTVSGELGTYDFESKEVNIEFQGETPITWFNQGDTISYVTEIGLFAPSELEQGVISKIRKKNTQKIFEKFHRPVHTLVQDLNNDGKNELVISEFGNETGRLSMLVENDKSNFEKTVLLNQSGCIRTVAKDMNHDGMLDLVVLTSQGREGITILYQKRGFEFEAKNILKFSPVYGSSWFELIDYNNDGFIDIVTVNGDNADKSYVQKPYHGMRIHLNDGKGNYEESYFYALNGATRLAAADFDQDGDMDFGLIGSFPDYERAPQASFVYLENINSKKFDFKTKILKNPDAGRWFLMDAEDIDDDGDEDIVLSSLTYTFSPTPEDLLKHWSETNVDLMVLKNKLR
- a CDS encoding sugar phosphate isomerase/epimerase; the encoded protein is MGTTQSRAQEIGVQLYSLRNQFAESVPQTLKLIKKWGITTIEGGENTYGLEQQYFIELLKKNNLKTISVGTNQEELDDNPHAVVLRAKAFGAKYAMCPWIKHKRNDFTIKDVKKAVAIFNIAGKLLKENGINLVYHIHGYEFQPYNNGTLFDYMVENSKNFDFEMDVFWVQHGGENPLKLLRKYPTKFKLIHLKDMKKGTVGDNTGGAPDHTNVALGTGLIDIKAIVLKAQELGIKHMFIEDESKNVKKQIPESLEYVKAILK